The stretch of DNA TGTGGGTGGCTGGTTTGTGGGGTAACATTATTCTTCGACTCAGCTCGATCGATCGAAGGTAGGAAAATGATCCATGCATATTGCTCCGAGCCGTACGTATGTGCGTTtagattaaatatataattaaagcgGTAAAGTGATGTTTCCAAAGCTTTTTTTCTTAATTGCATGAAAGCTGAGATTGAGTTGCAAGCTGGGAGATAAGGGCGGCGTAGTGTTGGGTGTAACCACGGCGGCGGTGTTGCGATTTGAGGTCTGGGCTTGAGACACCAGATAGTCGAGCGCCATGGCGATGTCACTTATGGCCGGACGAAAGCTCGCTTGGTCCTGTAGACACATTGCTGTGATGGCCACCGCATGGTGAAAAGACCGAACCGAAAATCGTCTTTCCAGCAATGGATCTGCCATCTCCACAAACCTTCTCTTGTCTTTAAGGAATGGCCGACACTGCACGGGAGATCAGATCATATTAGAGCTAGAAACGGCTTTGTTAGGTGTTTAGATGTTAactgatagctgtttgatataatttttaagttaacAACATAAGGATCATATCGATGGAGATCAGAGGTATATATAGTACGTACCCAGGAAACCAAATTTTGCTCTCCGGGCTTGGCGTCACTATCATAGGCACGACGGCCAGTGAGGAGCTCCAACAGAACGACACCGAAGCTGTAGATGTCGGATTTCAAGGTGAGCTTTCCGCTCATGGCGTATTCTGGTGCGCAGTAGCCGTAGGTTCCCATAACTCGCGTGGAAACGTGGGTGTTATCGCCAACAGGCCCTAATTTGGCCAGACCGAAATCCGATAACCTCGGATTGAACTCCTCGTCCAATAATATGTTGGAAGATTTCAAGTCCCGGTAAATCACCGGCGGATTCGCTGTACAATGCAGATACTCCAATCCACGAGCCGCACCCGCCGCGATCTTTAGTCTGTTGTACCAATTCAGCGGTTCCTTCCCAGGTTCCAAGCCTGATCCATCCAgatcttattaattaattaacaaaactGTACTACTAAAACTAGCTAGTAATTATATATGAAGAATTGAAGTTTGAAgaatactatattattatattatattatattattaccaaAGAGATGATTCTCCAAGCTACCATTTGGCATGTACGCATACACCAAGAGCCTCTGGTCGCCGTGGGTGCAATATCCGATCAAGTTGACCAGATTTTTGTGGTGAAGCAAACTCAACATCAGAACCTCCACTATGAATTCCTGGTTCCCTTGCAGCCCTTCCTGATCCAGTTGTTTCACAGCAACAACCTGACCACATATGTAccaatcaattttatttattattttcatcaaaaactaaaacatcaaactagctatatatatatatatatatatatatatatatatatatgcttcaaTTCGCTTGCCAATTGGGAGTCCAAGACGCCTTTGTACACGCTCCCGAACCCGCCTTCTCCTAGTAGATTGGATTCCTTAAAATTTTGGGTGGCTATTGCGAGTTCCTTGAAGGTGAAACTACGTGCAACATTGCCCTTTTGCCCATTACCCTCCCTATAATTCCCTCTCGAAGAACCTCCTTTCCTACTTTGATGTTCtgcgcgcgcgcacacatatatatatatatcagatcAGATCAGCTTAAAAGACGTATCTACAATTGTTATATATTGTAAATCTAAAATCTTCCACCATATAATTAAAGATACAATtcaagaacatatatatatgcatgcactTTGAATCATAATGGATCGAAACCTTAATTATTGACAAACGGATTACCTGGAGAAACATTTGATCCGTGAAGCAGATCCTCATCATAATCCCTGATGGCTTCCTTACGGGAAGGGCTAATGCACGGAAAACAACTCATCATATGATCAACCTTTAATTTAagttctctttttctttctttcactaAATTATcacaaacaataatattataatcgCACATATATACAATTCACCACCCCAGCTTGATCAGGGATTCATATAGAAATCAAAACTACATCTACAACGTAACAATGTTCAGCTTTCGATCAATTCCTTAAATAAGTTTAAATAATCAggattaaaacatgaaattaagGAGAGAGACTATTCATCCCTCCCCTTAGAACATGTAGTAATCCGATGATAATGAAAGCAAAGAAAGAAAGCTTTATAGAAAATTTATAACTTTCCTTCTTGCATTCTTAGATCGATTTGCAATAAATCAatgcaagagagagagaaagagacaaATGCATATCCCAAAAAAGAAGGGAAAGACGACAAGTAAGAGAAATTTTGAGAAGTTAAgattacacaaaaataataaacctCAAATTTTGGAAATTGATAAGACCCTTAgaatttttccaaaataaaaaaataaaaaaataagaccCTTAGAATTAATGAATGAGAAGGAAATTAATTGCACACTAATTAATTCCCatattttcctcttctttttagGATGGCTCCTTATTTAGCGCATACTTTGACGCTAATTCTCTCTTTAATTAGCCTCTTTGTAATTATGAACTCATCCGTCAAGTTTAGATTAATGTCGCTCTTGAGTTCTTCTAATCCTAATAGTAATCCTTTTCTTATTCggaatataattacattttcttCATCAACCTGACaaatccattttaaaaaaatcaacaacATTGGTCTccaatttttcaaattaattatcaattttttaatcttCAATTGTGTAAGCTTCcaaattaaaactattattGTATAGAGTATCAAATTTGATTTCCAAGAAACCATTTATACaattataaactaataatacaattgaaaaattaccaataCAAACTACTATACTGGTTTagcaaaaatagttaattatactgaGTATACGGGTGTAAAATGTTGTCCTCATCAGAGGATTGGGGTCATGCTCAACCAGCCAACTCAAACATTTATTTTGGGCAACAATACAGCGTAACACAGTAATTAGGCTAGTGGTGGGGTACATAATCAATGAATGATTTAAGCTTGTAATTATATTGGagtctatttttgtttttgttttttttttttgaggaatataatacggagtaataatgcTAGACgcgtttttttcttttttgacaaATTTGTTACAATTatctaattataacattagacTTTTCCAAGGGCGATTTTCTTGGAAGTCACCATCAATGCATTTTATTGGGAGACAAATGGATGAACCTAGCTAGCTAGAAGTCTTTAGTCGTTAGATTAGGGTTTGATTAACTCTTAAGAACAATTTCCCCCATATTTTTAAGGTttgtgttaatatatatatatatatatatatatccacctAATTCTTTCTCTGTTAAAATTGAACATGTTTATCGTGAACAATATAAAGTGATGGACATACTTGCAGGGACTTCGTTGTTGCATCACTTGCATGCTAGTTTGAATAGGATAGTTGCCCGGATTGTTTGCATTGTATTATCTAAAAGTGTACATTAGATAAATCTCATTTTTATGTAATAGCATGCAAATTATAGAAGGGAAGTAAATTGAACTTATGACCTTTATGTATTAGAATCATACTCTACCGATTCGACCACTTCTTTTGGGACGGTTGATTGTGTGTTttgaatatgtttttttaaagacaTCACATTTTAGACAACATGTATGTATAGCTTGTTAGTTAAGTATTCATTTTTGGTTTGGTCCTCTTCTTTgtcatattaataaaattttctcaaaaaaattctACTCCGTATTTAGGTTGACATTTAAGTAGTTTTGCCAAACATGACGTACAGCCACGCAGGATAGTTACTGTATAATTGTATAAGTCAAAAAGTGTGCAAGGCTAGCTTTCATCTGTTGTTGTCACGGTTCCTACAACTAGTCTATTATATTAATGGAAAAAACATCATCATTATCTTAAATTTAAGAGTGTCACATCATAAATACAGCTACCTTAATTACTCCAAAATTCTACTTCCTCACTTTTATTTCATGACGTGACAGATAATGATATGCTATTTTAATCATGTGAGTCTAAAAAAATGTCTACATTATAAATTTGGGATGAGAATAGAATTCGAGAATAAAACTTGAAAATCCATATAATAATGTCCTATTTATATTTCTTCTCCCaaaccttaattatatttcgtgggatcgagttgtgcatgcaTCTCCGTCTTCAGTTCTAATTTAGTCGGTCCAAACTCCAAATACAAAATCAAACCTCGTCAACGCTTTCACATGAATGAAGGATTTTATGGGTATTCAATATTTAAcatgctttttatttatttatttttaatataacatCTAATATTTCTACCACGGTAAGATTAAATTAGATTCGATTCGATTCAAGTCACTTAGTCAATCTTCTATTGCCATTCCATTAACAATATGGCTATCAATTATCGCAAACGGCTAAGTTATGTTTGATT from Ipomoea triloba cultivar NCNSP0323 chromosome 7, ASM357664v1 encodes:
- the LOC116025775 gene encoding probable serine/threonine-protein kinase PBL21, which gives rise to MCDYNIIVCDNLVKERKRELKLKVDHMMSCFPCISPSRKEAIRDYDEDLLHGSNVSPEHQSRKGGSSRGNYREGNGQKGNVARSFTFKELAIATQNFKESNLLGEGGFGSVYKGVLDSQLVVAVKQLDQEGLQGNQEFIVEVLMLSLLHHKNLVNLIGYCTHGDQRLLVYAYMPNGSLENHLFGLEPGKEPLNWYNRLKIAAGAARGLEYLHCTANPPVIYRDLKSSNILLDEEFNPRLSDFGLAKLGPVGDNTHVSTRVMGTYGYCAPEYAMSGKLTLKSDIYSFGVVLLELLTGRRAYDSDAKPGEQNLVSWCRPFLKDKRRFVEMADPLLERRFSVRSFHHAVAITAMCLQDQASFRPAISDIAMALDYLVSQAQTSNRNTAAVVTPNTTPPLSPSLQLNLSFHAIKKKSFGNITLPL